Proteins co-encoded in one Alcanivorax sp. genomic window:
- a CDS encoding fimbria/pilus outer membrane usher protein — protein MQIPPPLQVASNEVQVVSLDNQLSQSDLARLRAQARGQGGNAYIAYPQLILNGRPTAHMLPVQVYGEELAIDTHELVTQGVRFPDSVSQEQWQTLSQLDIAGRYDNNAQQINLIVPAEWLPHQSIKAGFDQDSTPLQRGQGILMNYDAYSTWLDNGDQTTSASHELRAFDDWGIASTSGVVRWNDNAQDDGDYIRLDSYWRYTDPERMRTWMAGDTVTGALNWTPSIRMAGVQLSRNFGSRPDLITFPLPQISGSATLPSALEVFVNDLRLTDQPVQPGPFVLETAPRVTGLGEVQVVTTDTLGRQVTQTVPFYVSPKLLRQGYWDYSATLGAPRRFYGQRSNQYDDFSVATGVARYGFSDTLTLEGTLNASDTLFNSGAGIVVRPGLLGVSNLAIAHGSNEGDQGTQWVVGHEFRTQRYGVSAQYTERSRGYRDLSNSIDIRLPVKSSTQVNGSVSFGRQGNLNISYLDTRLFQGEDSQFLVISHNRTLWQQLSLTFSVNQNLKESDDRTWLAGFNYRFREPSQRPIQAGARINHDEQSGETDTVLTLRQHVRDFWDLGWDLAYSPDSEGYRQARGRWWTPYGDIQAGVYGQDGENNSFASLSGSVVSNYEAVYAANTMNNSFAIIDTGGYADVPVRQSNRLIGRTNHRGRLLLPNLIPYTENELAIDIDDLPVDAQSGSQKLTIKPSELTGVTARFEISQQNSAVVVIHDPQGNPVPAGARVLMPDAEATVVGYDGEVFLQGITEGTNEFGIISKGQLCTVVFDFTAAPGTLPRLGPYQCLPPSAQ, from the coding sequence GTGCAGATCCCCCCCCCATTGCAGGTGGCTTCAAACGAAGTTCAGGTTGTTAGCCTGGACAACCAGTTATCCCAATCCGATCTTGCCCGCTTACGCGCCCAGGCTAGAGGCCAGGGTGGCAATGCCTATATTGCGTACCCCCAGCTGATTCTGAATGGCCGCCCCACGGCCCATATGTTGCCCGTTCAGGTGTACGGTGAAGAGCTGGCTATTGATACTCATGAGCTGGTTACCCAGGGGGTCAGATTTCCGGATAGTGTCAGCCAGGAACAATGGCAGACACTCAGTCAGCTGGACATAGCCGGCCGGTACGACAACAACGCCCAGCAGATCAACCTGATCGTTCCTGCAGAATGGCTGCCCCACCAATCCATCAAGGCGGGCTTTGACCAGGACAGCACACCGCTGCAACGGGGCCAGGGCATCCTGATGAACTACGATGCCTACAGCACCTGGCTGGACAATGGCGACCAGACCACCTCCGCCAGCCATGAACTGCGTGCCTTCGATGACTGGGGCATTGCCAGCACCAGTGGCGTGGTTCGCTGGAATGACAACGCACAGGATGATGGCGACTACATCCGCTTGGACAGCTACTGGCGCTACACCGACCCGGAGCGGATGCGCACCTGGATGGCCGGGGACACCGTCACGGGGGCGCTGAACTGGACACCCTCCATCCGGATGGCCGGGGTGCAGCTTTCCCGGAATTTTGGCTCTCGCCCGGACCTGATTACTTTCCCGCTACCGCAAATCAGTGGCTCAGCCACCCTGCCATCAGCACTGGAAGTGTTTGTGAATGATTTACGGCTCACCGACCAACCGGTGCAGCCCGGCCCCTTTGTGCTGGAGACCGCCCCCAGGGTCACGGGCCTGGGCGAAGTGCAGGTGGTGACCACCGACACGCTGGGCCGGCAGGTGACCCAGACCGTACCGTTTTACGTCAGCCCCAAGCTGCTCCGGCAAGGCTACTGGGATTACTCTGCGACGCTCGGCGCGCCAAGACGCTTCTACGGCCAGCGCTCCAATCAATATGACGACTTCTCCGTGGCCACCGGCGTGGCCCGTTATGGCTTCAGTGATACGCTGACGCTGGAGGGAACACTGAACGCCAGCGACACCCTGTTCAACAGCGGGGCGGGCATTGTTGTCCGCCCGGGTCTGCTGGGCGTATCCAACCTGGCCATCGCCCATGGCAGCAATGAGGGCGACCAGGGCACCCAGTGGGTGGTCGGCCACGAATTTCGCACCCAGCGCTACGGGGTCAGCGCCCAATATACAGAACGCTCCCGCGGCTACCGGGACCTGTCCAACTCCATCGACATTCGGCTCCCGGTCAAGAGCAGCACCCAGGTCAACGGCAGCGTCAGTTTTGGCCGGCAAGGCAATCTCAATATCAGTTATCTGGATACCCGCCTGTTTCAGGGAGAAGACAGCCAATTCCTGGTGATCAGCCATAACCGCACGCTCTGGCAGCAGTTGTCACTCACCTTCAGCGTGAACCAGAACCTGAAAGAGTCCGACGACAGGACCTGGCTGGCCGGGTTTAACTATCGGTTCAGGGAGCCCAGCCAGCGCCCGATTCAGGCCGGCGCCCGGATCAATCACGATGAGCAGAGCGGAGAGACCGATACCGTACTGACACTGCGACAACACGTTCGCGACTTCTGGGACCTGGGCTGGGATCTGGCTTACAGCCCGGATTCAGAAGGCTATCGCCAAGCCAGGGGCCGCTGGTGGACGCCCTATGGCGACATCCAGGCCGGGGTGTACGGTCAGGATGGCGAGAACAACAGCTTCGCCAGCCTGAGTGGCTCGGTGGTATCCAACTACGAGGCGGTGTACGCCGCCAACACCATGAATAACAGCTTTGCCATCATTGATACCGGTGGCTATGCAGATGTGCCGGTACGCCAGTCCAACCGCCTGATCGGCAGGACCAATCACCGTGGGCGCCTGCTGCTGCCCAACCTGATTCCCTATACGGAAAACGAACTGGCCATCGACATTGATGACCTCCCCGTTGATGCGCAAAGTGGTTCGCAGAAACTGACCATCAAGCCCTCCGAATTGACAGGGGTTACCGCGCGGTTTGAAATTTCACAACAGAACAGTGCCGTGGTGGTGATTCATGATCCCCAGGGTAACCCTGTCCCTGCCGGCGCAAGAGTGCTGATGCCCGACGCAGAAGCCACAGTCGTCGGCTATGATGGAGAAGTGTTCCTGCAGGGCATCACTGAAGGCACGAATGAATTCGGTATCATCAGCAAAGGCCAACTGTGCACCGTCGTCTTCGACTTCACCGCGGCCCCCGGCACTCTGCCACGGCTTGGCCCTTATCAGTGTCTGCCGCCGTCGGCGCAGTAA
- a CDS encoding fimbria/pilus periplasmic chaperone, which produces MIKRIHNTLLISLLTLVSLSAWAGQLTVSPLSMNMAPEQANATYKLKNGSSLEGFYQIQLFAWDQGPNGETQLRQQDDLIITPPVTLIPGNGEQLVRVIQKNPQAESTSEKSYRLIISEVPDTESDQGANLRVLLRMSLPLFVGLPEQEHELTVYFQDGALRVRNNGTAHARLSDAYWQPRNENQQFLIQEGLLGYVLPGRELQIPLENTPPEGSVEFFTAAINGDPITLMVEEK; this is translated from the coding sequence ATGATCAAGCGCATACACAACACCCTACTGATTTCCCTGCTGACACTGGTGTCCCTGTCGGCGTGGGCAGGCCAGCTGACGGTTTCCCCCTTGAGCATGAATATGGCTCCGGAGCAGGCCAACGCCACCTACAAACTCAAGAACGGATCTTCACTGGAAGGGTTTTACCAGATTCAGCTTTTCGCCTGGGACCAGGGCCCCAACGGGGAAACACAGCTGCGCCAGCAAGATGACCTGATCATTACGCCACCGGTCACACTGATTCCCGGCAATGGCGAGCAACTGGTCCGTGTCATTCAAAAAAATCCGCAGGCGGAGTCCACCAGTGAAAAGAGCTACCGCCTGATCATTAGCGAAGTGCCCGATACAGAATCGGATCAGGGCGCTAATCTGAGAGTCTTGCTGCGCATGTCGCTGCCGCTGTTTGTGGGACTGCCAGAACAGGAGCACGAACTGACCGTGTACTTCCAGGACGGCGCTTTACGTGTTCGCAACAACGGCACTGCCCACGCCCGACTGTCCGATGCTTACTGGCAGCCCCGCAACGAAAACCAGCAGTTTCTGATTCAGGAGGGTCTGCTCGGATACGTCCTGCCCGGCAGGGAATTGCAAATTCCGCTGGAAAACACCCCGCCGGAGGGAAGCGTGGAATTTTTCACTGCCGCAATCAATGGTGACCCGATTACCCTGATGGTGGAAGAGAAATGA
- a CDS encoding spore coat U domain-containing protein — MTTKSTILTCLLFFPGSGWAFQCSITNSPVLNFGVRDPFVGGNANTTTSLQWQCSRSLLEAILLPSDYKLCIYVNTDQDNSTFPRNMIGASAGPSIPFNVYSDAARTTVIQPTMNAVSQAVNFTGFFNSNDNGAVTVFGLAPGPVPGNVVAEIHTATMLSSQLRLVRSFQPCDFASGDPMTPYTLEATMEIQDQCQFTANDLDFGTQSTPLAQTDADTFIDVRCTNTTPFTVGLNEGSNFAAGSRRMSDGANFVDYGLFQNAARSTEWDNTSNRRSGTGLGTGSSIMMTVFGRIPADPTAVQGTYSDTVTVDIVF; from the coding sequence ATGACCACGAAAAGTACAATACTGACATGCCTGCTTTTTTTTCCGGGTTCCGGTTGGGCGTTTCAGTGCTCTATCACCAATTCCCCTGTGCTGAATTTCGGCGTTAGAGACCCATTTGTGGGAGGTAATGCCAACACAACCACTTCTCTTCAATGGCAGTGTTCCCGAAGTTTGTTGGAAGCTATTCTTTTGCCGAGCGACTACAAGTTATGTATCTACGTCAACACAGATCAAGATAACAGCACATTCCCTAGAAACATGATAGGTGCTAGTGCGGGTCCATCTATCCCTTTCAATGTTTATAGTGATGCTGCTCGTACCACTGTAATACAACCGACAATGAATGCCGTCTCTCAAGCCGTTAACTTCACCGGCTTTTTTAACTCCAACGACAATGGTGCGGTGACAGTCTTTGGACTGGCTCCCGGCCCGGTGCCCGGTAATGTCGTAGCCGAAATTCATACCGCCACCATGCTCAGCTCTCAACTACGACTAGTGCGGTCCTTTCAGCCATGCGACTTTGCCAGCGGCGATCCGATGACACCCTATACCCTGGAAGCCACCATGGAGATCCAGGATCAGTGTCAGTTCACTGCCAATGATCTGGATTTCGGCACCCAAAGCACCCCACTGGCACAAACCGATGCCGATACCTTCATTGACGTTCGCTGTACCAACACCACACCATTTACTGTCGGCCTGAATGAGGGCAGCAACTTCGCCGCAGGTTCACGCAGAATGAGCGATGGCGCCAACTTTGTTGATTATGGCCTGTTTCAGAATGCGGCCCGAAGCACCGAATGGGACAACACCTCCAATCGCCGAAGCGGCACAGGACTGGGCACAGGCAGCAGCATCATGATGACCGTGTTTGGCCGTATTCCCGCCGACCCCACGGCCGTGCAGGGCACCTACTCGGACACCGTAACCGTGGATATTGTTTTTTGA
- a CDS encoding endo alpha-1,4 polygalactosaminidase, with protein sequence MNNLGLLGSILSSLINPPPHTPSTEWYQPTVDSTWQIQLQGPANTGYAVDLFILDLFDTPQSVINDIHASGRKVICYFSAGSHENWREDSDRFRSTDKGHALDGWPGERWVDIRSRNVRSIMADRIALAAQKGCDGVDPDNVDGYTNDTGFPLTGRNQLDYHRFLAQQAHDQGLAISLKNNVEQVEKLLPYVDFAVNESCHQWNECDRLAPFIDAGKPVFHIDYLYANDPLTRAGFCHVMNSRGFRSLTLPRALDDSYRFSCAD encoded by the coding sequence ATGAACAATCTGGGTCTGCTTGGCAGCATACTGTCCTCCCTGATCAACCCGCCACCGCACACACCCTCCACGGAGTGGTATCAGCCCACCGTGGACAGCACATGGCAGATCCAGCTTCAGGGCCCGGCGAACACCGGTTATGCGGTAGACCTGTTTATCCTGGATCTGTTCGACACCCCCCAGTCCGTCATCAATGACATCCACGCCAGTGGTCGCAAGGTGATCTGCTATTTCTCGGCAGGCAGCCACGAAAACTGGCGGGAAGACAGTGACCGTTTCCGGTCGACAGACAAAGGGCACGCGTTGGATGGCTGGCCCGGTGAGCGCTGGGTGGACATCCGCTCGCGTAATGTTCGCAGCATCATGGCCGACAGGATCGCCCTTGCCGCACAGAAAGGCTGTGACGGCGTGGACCCGGACAACGTGGATGGCTATACCAACGACACCGGTTTCCCGCTCACCGGCAGAAACCAGCTCGACTACCACCGCTTTCTGGCACAGCAGGCCCATGACCAGGGCCTGGCGATTTCCCTGAAGAACAATGTGGAGCAGGTAGAGAAACTGCTGCCGTACGTGGACTTCGCCGTCAACGAATCCTGTCACCAATGGAACGAATGCGACCGACTCGCCCCTTTCATTGACGCCGGCAAACCGGTATTCCATATCGACTATCTGTATGCCAACGACCCACTCACCCGGGCCGGGTTCTGTCACGTCATGAACAGCCGGGGTTTTCGTTCTCTCACTTTGCCCCGTGCCCTGGACGACAGCTACCGATTCAGCTGTGCGGATTGA
- a CDS encoding monovalent cation:proton antiporter family protein, whose translation MHDALTLIVVLLGSAVAAVVLFRRLGMPPILAYLLCGLAAGPFGFGWITNLEGIQHLAEFGIVFLLFTLGLEFSIPRLLTLRRVVFGAGPLQVILTGLAVFAVMRLLGFSALTAGITGCALSLSSTAIVIRELIGRGAVNTGYGRSATGILLFQDLAAVLMLVLLPLFSQEGNDNLLAMTALTLGKSLLLFVGIFIAGKWILPRLLEETGRTRSDEVFVMTALLLALVAAWVTHWLGLSMALGAFLAGMMLGESHFRHQIEADLRPFRDLLLGLFFISVGMLVDPDLFAAKWHWIILAAVSIMLFKGLLIVVLLKVLGERTEVGLRSGMVLSQCGEFGFVLVALAVSHNVMTPGKAGLLVSITVLTMAVTPALIQHSGRWTRQLLRPWMTVPEEPPLSSDIQGHVILCGYGRVGQNLMRYLANFHHQAIAVDLDLVRLQEASAAGENILFGDASRKDILERAGIERARLLVVTFDNARLAERIIHTARDINPDLRVLVRTRDETHLESLTEAGAAEVVPEVLEASLMLVAHALMMLDTPFERVLATLRKTRRERYRMLRGYYHGDSFPTADSAGNPYRLLHAVTLTGKAHAIGNSIEACSLKDVEIREIKRHGQGEENPPPATLLQEDDTLILYGPLEAVEAAESKLLGG comes from the coding sequence ATGCATGATGCATTAACACTGATCGTTGTCTTGCTCGGTTCTGCCGTTGCCGCGGTGGTGCTGTTTCGCCGCCTTGGCATGCCGCCCATCCTGGCGTATCTGTTGTGCGGCCTGGCCGCCGGCCCGTTCGGGTTTGGCTGGATCACCAACCTGGAAGGCATCCAGCATCTGGCTGAGTTCGGCATTGTTTTTCTGCTGTTCACACTGGGACTGGAATTCTCCATCCCACGTTTGCTGACCTTGCGGCGGGTGGTCTTTGGCGCCGGGCCACTACAGGTTATTCTCACCGGGCTGGCGGTGTTCGCCGTCATGCGCCTGCTGGGGTTCTCAGCGTTGACCGCGGGCATCACCGGGTGCGCCCTGTCACTCTCTTCCACCGCCATTGTGATCCGCGAGCTGATCGGCCGCGGAGCCGTCAATACCGGTTACGGTCGTTCTGCCACGGGCATCCTGCTGTTTCAGGATTTGGCTGCGGTGCTGATGCTGGTGTTGCTGCCGTTGTTCAGTCAGGAAGGCAACGACAACCTGCTGGCCATGACCGCCCTGACCCTGGGCAAGTCCCTGCTTCTGTTCGTGGGTATTTTTATCGCTGGCAAATGGATACTGCCTCGCTTGCTGGAAGAGACCGGTCGCACCCGCTCTGACGAAGTGTTTGTGATGACAGCCTTGTTGCTGGCACTGGTCGCCGCCTGGGTGACGCACTGGCTTGGCCTGTCCATGGCGCTTGGCGCTTTTCTGGCCGGCATGATGCTGGGCGAGAGCCACTTTCGCCACCAGATCGAAGCGGACCTTCGTCCGTTCCGGGACCTGCTGCTCGGCCTCTTCTTCATCAGTGTGGGCATGCTGGTGGATCCGGATCTGTTTGCTGCCAAATGGCACTGGATCATTCTCGCGGCGGTGTCCATCATGCTGTTCAAGGGGCTGCTGATCGTGGTGTTGCTCAAGGTACTGGGAGAGCGCACGGAAGTGGGCCTGCGCAGCGGCATGGTGCTGTCCCAGTGCGGCGAGTTCGGTTTTGTACTGGTGGCCCTGGCGGTCTCTCACAACGTGATGACCCCGGGCAAGGCCGGCTTGCTGGTCTCCATCACCGTACTCACCATGGCCGTGACCCCGGCATTGATACAGCACAGTGGCCGCTGGACACGCCAGCTGCTGCGTCCATGGATGACTGTGCCGGAAGAGCCGCCGCTGTCCAGCGACATCCAGGGACATGTGATTCTTTGCGGCTATGGTCGGGTAGGCCAAAACCTGATGCGCTACCTGGCCAACTTCCACCACCAGGCCATCGCGGTGGATCTGGATCTTGTCCGCCTGCAGGAGGCCAGTGCCGCCGGCGAAAACATCCTCTTCGGCGACGCCAGTCGCAAGGATATCCTCGAACGGGCCGGGATAGAGCGGGCCCGCTTGTTGGTCGTCACCTTCGACAACGCCCGGCTTGCCGAACGCATCATTCACACCGCGCGGGACATCAACCCGGATCTCCGCGTACTGGTGCGCACCCGGGATGAGACCCATCTGGAAAGCCTCACCGAAGCCGGCGCCGCCGAGGTGGTGCCTGAAGTACTGGAGGCCTCACTGATGCTGGTGGCCCACGCCCTGATGATGCTGGACACTCCCTTCGAGCGGGTCCTTGCCACCCTGCGCAAGACTCGCCGGGAGCGCTACCGGATGCTGCGCGGTTACTACCATGGCGACAGCTTCCCCACCGCCGACAGTGCCGGCAATCCCTACCGGCTACTGCATGCCGTCACCCTCACCGGCAAGGCCCACGCCATCGGCAACAGTATTGAAGCCTGCAGCCTGAAGGATGTGGAGATTCGCGAGATCAAGCGCCATGGTCAGGGGGAAGAAAACCCCCCTCCGGCCACACTGCTGCAAGAAGATGACACCCTCATTCTTTATGGCCCCCTGGAAGCCGTGGAAGCAGCGGAGAGCAAATTGCTGGGCGGGTGA
- a CDS encoding glutathione S-transferase family protein produces the protein MPESAMILHHYALSPFSEKVRAMLGYAGLSWQSVTTDEMPPRPMLAPLAGGYRKIPVAQIGADVFCDTRTITREIARLSGKPELALEGVDEEVRAFVAETDLALFMAVMMSSVGLRVNIKLFRALSFGQLLRFFKDRIQIGRTSTVPRISLKEARARTREHLADMETRLQAQPWLFGDKPCIADFSAYHALWFLREVAESTMLQPFPSVLAWMDRIKAFGQGASTPLSQEGALEAARKTRPRPLPEAATQDALLGKTVQVTPTDYGQVPSTGTLVYRDDNHIVVALANAGDAVVHVYFPADGFEVREAL, from the coding sequence ATGCCTGAATCTGCAATGATCCTCCACCACTACGCCTTGTCGCCCTTCTCCGAGAAAGTGCGCGCCATGCTCGGCTATGCCGGTTTGTCCTGGCAGTCAGTGACCACCGACGAGATGCCGCCGCGGCCCATGCTGGCGCCTCTGGCGGGTGGGTATCGCAAGATCCCGGTTGCCCAGATCGGCGCCGATGTTTTCTGCGATACGCGCACCATTACCCGGGAAATCGCTCGCCTTTCCGGCAAGCCGGAATTGGCGCTGGAAGGGGTGGATGAAGAGGTGCGGGCATTTGTGGCCGAAACCGATCTGGCTCTGTTCATGGCAGTGATGATGTCGTCGGTGGGATTGCGGGTGAATATCAAATTGTTCCGCGCCCTGTCTTTCGGCCAGCTGCTGCGATTCTTCAAGGACCGGATTCAGATTGGTCGCACCTCCACCGTACCGAGGATCAGTCTGAAGGAAGCCCGGGCCAGGACCCGTGAACATCTTGCCGATATGGAAACGCGTCTGCAGGCGCAGCCCTGGTTGTTTGGGGACAAGCCCTGTATTGCGGATTTCAGTGCTTACCATGCACTGTGGTTTCTGCGTGAAGTGGCGGAATCAACGATGCTGCAGCCCTTTCCGTCGGTTCTGGCGTGGATGGATCGCATCAAGGCGTTCGGGCAGGGTGCCAGTACGCCATTAAGTCAGGAGGGGGCGCTGGAAGCTGCCCGCAAAACCCGTCCGCGTCCGTTGCCTGAGGCAGCCACGCAAGACGCTTTGCTGGGTAAAACCGTTCAGGTTACGCCCACGGATTATGGTCAGGTGCCTTCCACTGGCACGCTGGTTTACCGCGACGATAACCATATCGTTGTGGCGCTGGCCAACGCAGGAGATGCGGTTGTGCATGTGTATTTTCCTGCGGATGGGTTTGAGGTCCGTGAGGCGTTGTAG
- a CDS encoding AarF/ABC1/UbiB kinase family protein gives MSDHDSKPTQDPGAAWQPLTDFAGQRQQDSGLKAWLAVINGCIKAIETAAWQGRGLADQAFRACQAIGRGANAVNEEMQQLAEEARRWPARLKRLSITGWMLTKILTSYRLWNTRSAFLPASMREKALMTLHERNAQRFLDTSQKQGGAFLKIGQLLSSRPDLLPQPWVDALAVLQDQVSPISFEDVRTVIEGDFDQPLEQLFAEFDPAPLAAASIGQVHRARLKDGTEVAVKVQRPGLDELVELDMAILKVFVDAVKSSLPPMDTDTIVREIQRTVREELDYEREARILDSIGNQLKTIEGVTTPALVPALSTRHVLTTEFVKGRKLTLVLDELARDNPAALNLTLHRLLDAWFSQVLHGGHFHADPHPGNIMVSDQGELVLLDFGCSQAISREARHGYFRVLQACVVNEPAVIAETLNTLGFRTRSGQPDTLLAFVSAILDQVRDAIINPEQQDGWPSSEDIMQQLADLLGQLEHDPVESMPDDFIMLARVFGTLGGLFLHYQPDIDIAGLMLGYLTKPIDSHPQQAAA, from the coding sequence ATGTCTGATCACGACTCAAAACCGACTCAGGATCCCGGTGCTGCCTGGCAGCCACTGACCGATTTTGCCGGCCAACGCCAGCAGGACAGCGGCCTCAAGGCCTGGCTGGCTGTCATCAATGGCTGCATCAAGGCGATCGAAACAGCCGCCTGGCAAGGCCGCGGGCTGGCAGATCAGGCATTTCGTGCCTGCCAGGCCATTGGCCGGGGCGCCAATGCCGTGAACGAGGAAATGCAACAGCTCGCAGAGGAAGCCCGGCGCTGGCCTGCCCGCCTCAAGCGCCTCAGCATCACCGGCTGGATGCTCACAAAGATTCTCACCAGTTACCGCCTCTGGAATACCCGTTCGGCCTTCCTGCCTGCCAGCATGCGTGAAAAAGCCCTGATGACATTGCATGAACGCAATGCCCAGCGATTTCTGGACACCTCCCAGAAACAGGGAGGGGCGTTCCTCAAGATAGGGCAACTGCTCTCCAGCCGACCCGATCTGTTGCCACAGCCCTGGGTGGATGCGCTGGCAGTGCTACAGGATCAGGTCTCGCCTATCTCCTTTGAAGATGTCCGTACCGTCATCGAGGGGGACTTTGACCAGCCTCTGGAGCAGCTGTTTGCCGAGTTCGACCCCGCACCACTGGCCGCCGCCAGTATCGGCCAGGTACACCGGGCCCGACTGAAAGATGGGACGGAAGTGGCCGTCAAGGTGCAACGACCAGGACTGGACGAGCTGGTAGAACTGGACATGGCCATACTCAAGGTCTTCGTGGATGCGGTGAAAAGTTCCCTGCCCCCCATGGATACCGACACCATCGTGCGCGAGATCCAGCGCACCGTGCGTGAGGAGCTGGACTATGAACGCGAGGCCCGCATTCTCGACAGCATCGGCAACCAGCTGAAGACGATTGAAGGTGTGACCACACCTGCGCTGGTGCCCGCCCTGAGCACCCGCCATGTGTTGACCACCGAATTCGTGAAAGGCCGCAAGTTGACCCTGGTGCTGGATGAGCTGGCCCGGGACAACCCTGCAGCGCTCAATCTGACCCTGCACCGTCTGTTGGATGCCTGGTTCAGTCAGGTGCTGCATGGTGGCCATTTCCATGCGGATCCGCACCCCGGCAATATCATGGTGTCCGATCAGGGCGAGCTGGTATTGCTGGATTTTGGTTGCAGTCAGGCCATCAGCCGTGAAGCCCGACATGGTTATTTCCGTGTACTGCAGGCCTGCGTGGTGAACGAGCCGGCAGTCATCGCCGAGACACTAAATACGCTGGGTTTTCGTACCCGCAGTGGCCAGCCGGATACCCTGCTGGCCTTCGTGTCTGCCATCCTGGACCAGGTCCGCGACGCCATCATCAACCCGGAACAGCAGGACGGCTGGCCCTCCTCCGAAGACATCATGCAACAGCTTGCCGACCTTCTCGGCCAGCTGGAGCATGACCCGGTGGAGAGCATGCCCGATGACTTCATCATGCTGGCAAGGGTGTTCGGTACGCTGGGAGGCCTGTTCCTGCACTACCAGCCGGACATCGATATCGCCGGCCTGATGCTGGGTTACCTGACCAAGCCCATTGATAGTCATCCGCAGCAGGCAGCAGCGTAA